A window of the Xiashengella succiniciproducens genome harbors these coding sequences:
- a CDS encoding NAD+ synthase, translating to MPGELIVALAQQNYKIGDLEGNSSKIVGAIEDAKAQNVDLIIFSELAITGYPPLDLLTQENFVKAAVDAISGIAKHCNGIAAIVGAPSINYNTKGKPLFNSAWFLNDGQATPVVHKTLLPTYDVFDEYRYFQPNKDFNILSFKGHRIAVTICEDIWDDRPVDKSFDRNHLYTLSPMQKLAALKPDMAVNIAASPFSYTQHETRRQVLCKKAAAYNMPLYYVNQTGANCELIFDGGSMVIDNKGRVARRLEFFKEQLFITDGSIFEKAPEEADADLPEGPWPKDIVLIHKALICGLRDYFQKSRLKKAVVGLSGGLDSAIVAALAAEALGSDNVHGLLMPSQYSSDHSISDAEALVANTGISSDIVPIKDIFKSFEAALEGCFKGRKADLTEENIQARIRGTLLMAYSNKFGHILLNTSNKSEAAVGYGTLYGDMAGGLSVVGDVYKSDLYRLAAYLNRDREVIPQNTITKAPSAELRPDQKDSDSLPEYHILDPILFRYIDQNLSFSEIVEQGFDKDLVARVLTMVNRNEHKRFQTPPVLRVSTKAFGPGRRMPLVAEYRLY from the coding sequence ATGCCTGGTGAATTAATAGTGGCGTTGGCCCAACAAAATTATAAGATTGGTGACCTGGAAGGAAACAGCAGTAAAATAGTTGGAGCCATTGAGGATGCGAAGGCTCAGAATGTCGACCTAATAATCTTTTCCGAACTGGCAATTACAGGTTATCCGCCTCTGGACCTGCTGACACAGGAGAACTTTGTAAAAGCGGCTGTCGATGCTATAAGTGGAATAGCTAAACATTGTAATGGTATTGCTGCAATAGTGGGTGCCCCTTCAATCAACTACAACACCAAGGGTAAACCCCTGTTCAACTCGGCATGGTTTCTCAATGATGGTCAGGCAACTCCGGTTGTACACAAGACCCTGTTGCCTACATATGACGTCTTTGATGAGTATCGTTATTTCCAACCAAACAAAGATTTCAACATACTCAGTTTCAAAGGCCACAGAATAGCAGTTACTATCTGTGAAGATATCTGGGATGACCGTCCTGTTGACAAAAGCTTCGACCGTAATCATCTCTACACCCTGTCACCCATGCAGAAGCTGGCTGCCCTAAAACCCGATATGGCAGTCAATATCGCTGCATCACCCTTTTCCTATACCCAGCACGAAACCCGCAGACAGGTGCTCTGCAAGAAAGCGGCTGCTTACAATATGCCATTATACTATGTCAACCAGACCGGAGCCAACTGCGAACTAATCTTCGACGGAGGTTCAATGGTTATTGACAACAAGGGCAGAGTCGCTCGCAGACTTGAGTTTTTTAAGGAACAACTTTTCATAACTGATGGCAGCATCTTCGAGAAAGCACCAGAAGAGGCTGATGCAGATCTGCCTGAGGGTCCATGGCCTAAGGATATTGTCCTGATTCACAAGGCACTAATCTGCGGACTACGTGACTACTTTCAAAAGTCAAGGCTTAAAAAAGCTGTGGTAGGACTATCGGGAGGTCTCGATTCTGCTATTGTTGCAGCCCTGGCGGCAGAAGCACTTGGATCGGATAATGTCCATGGACTGCTGATGCCTTCTCAGTATTCCTCTGATCATAGTATAAGTGATGCTGAAGCTCTTGTTGCCAACACCGGCATCTCTTCAGATATCGTTCCGATAAAGGATATATTCAAGAGCTTCGAAGCAGCCCTGGAGGGCTGCTTTAAAGGACGCAAGGCCGACCTTACAGAAGAAAATATCCAGGCCCGTATCAGGGGGACTCTTCTTATGGCCTATTCAAACAAGTTTGGCCATATACTCCTCAACACATCCAACAAAAGCGAAGCTGCTGTGGGTTACGGAACTCTTTATGGAGATATGGCAGGAGGTCTCAGCGTTGTGGGAGATGTATATAAGAGCGATCTATACAGACTTGCTGCATATCTCAACAGAGACAGAGAGGTGATTCCGCAAAACACTATTACCAAAGCCCCATCGGCCGAACTAAGACCCGATCAGAAGGACTCGGATTCTCTACCTGAGTATCACATACTTGACCCAATTCTTTTCAGGTACATAGATCAAAACCTTTCTTTTAGTGAAATCGTAGAACAGGGCTTTGACAAAGACCTTGTTGCAAGGGTCCTGACTATGGTAAACCGCAATGAACATAAGAGATTTCAAACTCCACCGGTACTTAGGGTAAGTACCAAAGCATTCGGTCCCGGAAGACGAATGCCCCTTGTTGCTGAATACCGATTATATTAA
- a CDS encoding Crp/Fnr family transcriptional regulator, whose protein sequence is MAGYKKTTGTEPSIKDISLVYSVLTAEEKEYLEKNHTVLKFRKNQIIYQEGEYPTGLLCLGSGKVKVFTEGVGGRDQIVRLAKAPDFIGYRALFAEGAHIASAVVIEPCVVFHIEKKVIEHLLLNNNRLCMNIIKSFASELGFTRFRTVTLTQKHIRGRLAESLILLRDIYGFEDEKNTLNIHLSREDLASFSNMTTSNAIRTLTTFTKEKLIEVEGRKIRLLDEESLERISRLG, encoded by the coding sequence ATGGCTGGATACAAGAAGACAACAGGCACAGAACCTTCAATAAAGGACATTTCACTAGTCTATAGCGTATTGACCGCTGAGGAGAAGGAGTATTTGGAGAAGAATCATACGGTACTGAAGTTCCGTAAAAACCAGATTATCTATCAGGAAGGGGAATACCCAACAGGTCTGCTTTGCCTGGGCTCAGGTAAAGTAAAGGTCTTTACTGAAGGTGTCGGTGGACGGGATCAGATTGTGAGGCTTGCCAAAGCACCTGACTTTATCGGTTACCGTGCCCTATTTGCCGAAGGCGCACACATTGCTTCAGCAGTGGTAATTGAACCCTGCGTAGTCTTCCATATCGAGAAGAAGGTTATTGAGCACTTACTACTCAATAACAACCGACTCTGTATGAATATCATTAAATCCTTTGCTTCCGAACTTGGCTTTACACGTTTCCGTACCGTTACACTTACTCAAAAGCATATCCGCGGACGTCTTGCCGAGAGTCTTATCCTGCTTAGGGATATCTACGGCTTTGAAGATGAAAAGAATACTCTGAATATTCACCTCTCACGTGAGGATTTGGCAAGTTTCTCCAACATGACCACATCCAACGCTATTCGTACACTGACCACCTTTACAAAGGAAAAACTTATTGAAGTAGAAGGCCGTAAAATCAGACTCCTCGATGAAGAAAGCCTTGAACGTATTTCACGTCTGGGTTAA